CTGCGCCCACTGTTCGCCCAGCGTGTTGGCGATGGTGCCAAGCGCTTCCGTCCACGTCGCCAGGCGCTGCTGGTCGCGCGCTTCCAGTGCGGTCTGCAGACCCGCGTGCGATTCGCGCACGGTGCCGACCAGGGCGGCCGCGTGCTGCTCGAAGGTGGCGGCGGCGGCGGCGAGCGCCTGCTGGTTGCGGCTGGCGAGGTCGTCATTGACGCCGGCCTGCTGCGACAGCGCCTTGTTCCACGCCTCTGCGACATGGCCAGCGGTGGCATCGAAGCGCGTGGCCACGCCGTCGATCAGCGCCGCCGAGCGCTGCTCGAAGGTTTCGGTGAAGCGCGCGAGCGAGCCGCGCAGGTCATCGGCTGCCGCCTCGCTGGACTGGCGATGCTCCGCCAGCGCCTTGCTCCAGAGTTCCGCGACGGTGGCGGTGGTGTTCGCCAGACCGCTGGTGAGGCCGTCCAGCTGCTGCTGCACCGCCTGCGTAACGACGCCGTGCAGCGAGGCGGTTTCGCGCGCCAGCCCCGCCATGGTGGCTTCCACCACCGGCTGCAGCGTGGCGCTGGATGCACGCGCGCTCTCGGCGACGCTGTCCTTCAGTGATTGCTCCACGGAGGCGGCGAGATGCGTGTAGGCCGCTTCGGCCCGCGCATGGAAGGCATCATGGCCGGCGAGTTGCTGCTCGCTCGCGACAAGGCTCTTCTGCAGCAGGGCATCGGCGGCACGCGCACTCTCGGTGACGCTGTCCTTCAACGACTGCTCCACTGAGGCAGCAAGCCGGGTATAGGCCGCTTCGACCCGCGTGTGGAAGGCGTCGTAGCTGGCAAGCTGATGCTCATTCGCGGCAAGGCCCTGCTGCAGCACGGCACTGGAGGCGCGCGCGCTTTCGGCCACGCTTTCCTTCAGCGACTGCTGCACGGACGCGGCCAGGTGCGTGTAGGCCGCCTCGGTGCGCGAGTGGAAGGTTTCCTGGCTGGCAAGCTGGCGCTCGTTCGCCACGGTGCTGTGTTGTTCGATGGCGACCATCATGGCCTGCAGGCGCTCGACCAGCGCCGGCATCACGGCGGACTGCTGCTGCAGCAGCTTGAAGGCTTCGTCGCGCTGGTGGGCCTGCGAATGCACGCGCAGGCTGGTGGCGATGTTCGCATCCAGCGCCTGCACGACCTGCAGGCGCTCGCGCCGGCACAACGCGGACAGCAGGCCGAGCATGGCCGAGGTCGCCACACCGGCGATCGAGGTGCCGAACGCAAAGCCCAGGCCTTTCACCGGTGCGGCCAGCGAGCCGCGGATGGCCTGCAGGTCCGTCGCGCTTTCCAGCGCCATGCCGGTGCCGCGCAGCGTCGCCATCATGCCGAGCAGCGTGCCCAGCATGCCGAGCAACACCAGCAGGCCGACCAGGTACGGCGTCAACGTCGGCGCCGGCAGGGCCACGCGCTCGCCTTCCACGCGCAGGCGCACGGCGCTGCGCAGGCTGGGATGCAGGCGGCCGAGCCATTCGCCCAGGCTGCCTTGCGCGGCGGAGGCATCCGCCACGGCGTGCGCCAGCGTGGCCGTCGCCTGCCGGTAACGGTGCAACTCCAGCGCACCGGCCACGTAGCAGGCGCCGATCACCGTCGCGACGGCCGCACCCAGCGGATTCGAACCGATATAGCCCGCGCCGATCCAGCACACGGCCACGAGGCCTACAGCGAACACAGCAAGATTAAGCAGATTCTTCAACGTGACTTCTCGATTAGCGGGCGCGAAGGGCTGCAAGCAGGCCTTCGACCGGTTGAAAACGAACATCCAGTTCGGCGAGCAATACGCTCTGCATGTCCTTGCGAAACCCACTTAGCCAGGCGCTGGCCGACGCCGTGGACGCCTCCCCCGACGACGCCACGCGCAGGCGTTCGAAGTGCTCGCCCAGCAAGGCCGGCACGGCGGCGAGCAGCATCTGCTCGCGCGGGCTCAGCGCCAGCTCCATCACCGAGTCCACCTCGGCGAGCCGGGCCAGCTCCACGGACTGCCGCGCCAGCATGTCCCGCAGGCGGCCGCGCAGATGCCCGGTGCCGGCCTGCATGCGCCGCTGCAGCGTGAGGTAGCGCTGGCGGAACACCGCGTAATCGGGGACCGCATCCGCAGCACCCTCTTCCGCGTCCCCGACGGCCAGCACCGGGTCACCGGCAATCGCCTGCGCCAGCGAGCCGCGGATGCGGGCGCACTCTTCCTCCTCCTCGCTGCCGAAGGACGGCCCGTCCAGGCCATCGCCGGATGGCCTGCCATCCAGCGCGGTGGACAGCGCAATGGCATGCGACCAGTCGAGCCACTGGCTCAACCGGTCCGGCAGTGACTGCCTGGAAGCGGGAACGTCGACGTCCGTCAGGCGAGCGAGCAAGCGGATGAACGTCGGGCCACGAACGGCCGTTCGCTGAGGGACTTGCACCATACGTCTGGCTAAAAACCGTCGATTTTACACATTGACGACAGCGACCGCTCCCTGCGGCCGCCAGCCCTTGCCAGGCCTCGCCGACAGCGTGACAGCGAACCCAGGCAGATGGCGGTATTGACACCGATCCGCACCAACTGTACTACTACACGCAGTACAGCCAGGAGCCGCTCCCATGACCCGCACCCAGGCATTGGCGATCAGCATCGCCACCGGCGACACCCGCTCGATCAGCAGGCAGATCGTCGACGCGGTGCGCATGAAGGTGGCGCGTGGCGAACTTCAGCCCGGCGTCCAGCTGCCCAGCGTGCGCGGCCTGGCCCAGCAGCTGTCGATCAACCCGAACACCGTGGCCAAGGCCTACGCGGAACTCACCGCGGAAGGCTGGCTGCAGGCCCGCCAGGGCCTTGGGCTCTACGTGGCGGAGCCGCGCGCGCGGCTCTCCGCGCAGGAGCGCGACCACCGCCTGGCCGAGGCCGTCAATCGCTTCGTCAACGAGGTGGTGGCGCTTGGCTTATCGCCCGACACCGCCCTCGCCCGCCTGGACGACGCACTGCGCGTCGTCACGCGTCGATCCGCCTGAGCAGGAGGCTCCGCATGAACACGCACGTTCCCATCATCCGCACCGAAGGCCTCGACATGCGCTTCGGCAGCAAGCAGGCCATCGACAAGCTAGACCTCGCGCTGGAGCCAGGCATGACCCACGCCATCGTGGGTGCCAATGGCGCCGGCAAGTCCACGCTTTTCCGCATCCTGCTCGGTTTCATGAAACCCACGGGCGGCCGTGCGTGGGCGCTGGGCTGCCCCAGCGATGCACTGACGCCGGAGGTTCGCGGACGCATCGGCTTCGTCAACGAGGAACACACACTGCCCACATGGATGCGCGTGGACGAGCTCGTCGGCGTGCAGCGAAGCCAGTACGCGCACTGGCAACAAGCCACCTACGACGACGTCATCGGGCATTTCGACGTACGCGCCAGCCAGCGCATCGGCGAGCTGTCGCGTGGCGAACGCGCCGGCGTGAATCTGGCGCTGAGCCTGGCGCAGTCACCTGAGCTGCTAATCCTGGACGAGCCCACGCTCGGCCTGGACGTGGTCGCCAAGCGCGCGTTCCTCGAAGCGCTGCTCTACGCCACCACCGAACAGGCGCGCTCGGTGGTGTACTGCTCACACCAGATGGACGAGATCGAACGCGTCGCCGACAACCTGATCATCCTGGAACGCGGCTCGTTGCGGCATATGTCGCCACCGGACGAGTTCACTGCCGGCGTCCGCTACTGGATCGCCGAGATGCCGTTCCGTGGCCCCGACCCGAAACTCGTGCCGGGACTGCTGCAGATGCAGCGCATCGACGGCCTGCACCACTACCTCGTCGCCGATGCCGACGACTCGTTCGCCGACTTCCTGACACAGCACGGCGCGCGCTCCATGCACAGCATGCCGGTGAGCCTGGACCAGGCCGTCAACGGCTTTCTCGCCCAGCGCCATCGCGCGCCCGTGGCTGCCTGACCTCTCCAAGGAACCAACCCATGTGGCTTCTGTTCAAGGCTGAACTCCGCCGCTTTCGCGTCGCGGGCGCCATCGCGTGCCTCGCTCATCTGGTCGTGCTCGGCTTCCTCTCGCGCACGACCGACCTCGCCCAGCAAACCGCCCAGACCTACCGCATCTTCGCCGCCTGCTACGTACTGGGCGGACTGGTCCTGGGCGCCTACCAGATGATGAGCTACGCGCGCCCGCCAGCCTGGGTACAGCTGATCCACCGCCCGTTGCCGGCCTGGCGCATCGGTGTCGCGCTGATGGCGGCGGGCGCGGCATGGATCGCGCTCGCCGTGGCACTGCCCATCCTGTTGATCGCCGCGTGGCAGGCCGGCATGACGGCGCGCGTGGTCGACCTGCGCCACTGGCTGATGCCGCTGCCCGCGTTGACGACCGGCATGATCGGTTACGCGCTGGGCGCATACGTGGTGCTCGCCAACCGCCGGGTCGGCTTCGGCGCGGTGGTGTTTCTGCTGTTGGTGTGGATGGCGCACGCACAGGCCTTCAATGCACTGCTGCTGCAGTGGCTGGTGGCCGGCTATCTCGCCGCGTTGCTGTGGATCGTGTTCCGCCCCGACCGGCAGGCCATTCCGGCGTCGGCTGGGCGTCTGGGCCTGGTGTTCGCGCCTGTGGTGTTTGCGCTTTACCTGGCCTTGCTCACCACGCTGAAAGTCGGCTTGCAGATCAGCTGGATCCTGCTGGGCACGGCACCGGCGACGGCCGCTGTACCGCCCGTGGATTCCGTGCAGGAGAGCCAGCGTGCCACGGACAAGGCGCTGATGCTGCAAGGACTCAAGGTCAGCCGCGATGCCGCCGCCCCGCAATGGATGACGGAAGTTACCCGGCTGGAAAAGCTGGAACGTTACGGGCCGCTGTTCGACGAACTACCCGTGCGCGGGCAGTTCACCAACCTGCTTCCGCTGAGCTTCCCCGATGCCGCCAACGATACGGCGTGGACATTCAGCCATGACCGCATGCGCTTCGTCGGACGCGGGCTGGCCGACGACCGTAGCGACCGTGGCACGCTCACGCCGCCGCACGCCGCCACGTTCGCCACGCCGG
This genomic interval from Dyella japonica A8 contains the following:
- a CDS encoding DUF802 domain-containing protein, with translation MFAVGLVAVCWIGAGYIGSNPLGAAVATVIGACYVAGALELHRYRQATATLAHAVADASAAQGSLGEWLGRLHPSLRSAVRLRVEGERVALPAPTLTPYLVGLLVLLGMLGTLLGMMATLRGTGMALESATDLQAIRGSLAAPVKGLGFAFGTSIAGVATSAMLGLLSALCRRERLQVVQALDANIATSLRVHSQAHQRDEAFKLLQQQSAVMPALVERLQAMMVAIEQHSTVANERQLASQETFHSRTEAAYTHLAASVQQSLKESVAESARASSAVLQQGLAANEHQLASYDAFHTRVEAAYTRLAASVEQSLKDSVTESARAADALLQKSLVASEQQLAGHDAFHARAEAAYTHLAASVEQSLKDSVAESARASSATLQPVVEATMAGLARETASLHGVVTQAVQQQLDGLTSGLANTTATVAELWSKALAEHRQSSEAAADDLRGSLARFTETFEQRSAALIDGVATRFDATAGHVAEAWNKALSQQAGVNDDLASRNQQALAAAAATFEQHAAALVGTVRESHAGLQTALEARDQQRLATWTEALGTIANTLGEQWAQTGEHVASRQQEICNTLAQTASDISAQAQAHASDTIAEISRLVQAASEAPKAAADVVAELRQKLSDSMVRDTAMLEERSRLLATLETLLDAVNHASTEQREAVDALVATSADLLDRVSTRFTDHIEAETGKLGAVAAQVTGSAVEVASLGDTFGAAVHSYGQSNEALMERLQHIADALDKTLARSDEQLAYYVAQAREVVDLSMLSQKQVIEDLRQIADQRIAAGTETA
- a CDS encoding DUF3348 domain-containing protein, which gives rise to MVQVPQRTAVRGPTFIRLLARLTDVDVPASRQSLPDRLSQWLDWSHAIALSTALDGRPSGDGLDGPSFGSEEEEECARIRGSLAQAIAGDPVLAVGDAEEGAADAVPDYAVFRQRYLTLQRRMQAGTGHLRGRLRDMLARQSVELARLAEVDSVMELALSPREQMLLAAVPALLGEHFERLRVASSGEASTASASAWLSGFRKDMQSVLLAELDVRFQPVEGLLAALRAR
- a CDS encoding GntR family transcriptional regulator, which translates into the protein MTRTQALAISIATGDTRSISRQIVDAVRMKVARGELQPGVQLPSVRGLAQQLSINPNTVAKAYAELTAEGWLQARQGLGLYVAEPRARLSAQERDHRLAEAVNRFVNEVVALGLSPDTALARLDDALRVVTRRSA
- a CDS encoding ABC transporter ATP-binding protein, with the protein product MNTHVPIIRTEGLDMRFGSKQAIDKLDLALEPGMTHAIVGANGAGKSTLFRILLGFMKPTGGRAWALGCPSDALTPEVRGRIGFVNEEHTLPTWMRVDELVGVQRSQYAHWQQATYDDVIGHFDVRASQRIGELSRGERAGVNLALSLAQSPELLILDEPTLGLDVVAKRAFLEALLYATTEQARSVVYCSHQMDEIERVADNLIILERGSLRHMSPPDEFTAGVRYWIAEMPFRGPDPKLVPGLLQMQRIDGLHHYLVADADDSFADFLTQHGARSMHSMPVSLDQAVNGFLAQRHRAPVAA